In Arthrobacter sp. CDRTa11, one DNA window encodes the following:
- a CDS encoding DUF2306 domain-containing protein, whose product MAPLTVTASPPAKRIRPQWPVPAGLILLSLIPVIAGAARLTELTGGAAITPQNARFFASPVPVVIHIVSVTVYSFLGAFQFVPSLRGRRGWHRMAGGILIPAGLLAALSGLWMSAFYPLPDGDTDVPLRLLFGSAMLVSLILGVVAVRRRDYVGHSVWMTRGYAIGVAAGTQALVIGPWILLAGPPSVLTKALLMGAAWVINVAVAEYVIQRRASR is encoded by the coding sequence ATGGCTCCGCTGACAGTCACAGCCTCTCCGCCCGCAAAACGCATACGGCCACAATGGCCCGTTCCCGCCGGGCTGATTCTCCTCAGTCTCATCCCGGTCATCGCGGGGGCCGCACGGCTTACGGAGCTGACCGGCGGCGCGGCCATCACGCCGCAAAACGCCCGCTTCTTTGCCTCGCCAGTGCCCGTGGTGATCCATATTGTCAGCGTCACTGTGTACAGCTTCCTCGGGGCGTTCCAGTTCGTCCCGTCGCTTCGGGGCAGGCGGGGCTGGCACCGCATGGCCGGCGGAATTCTTATACCTGCCGGGCTGCTCGCCGCGCTCTCAGGCCTGTGGATGTCCGCCTTCTACCCATTGCCCGACGGCGACACGGACGTGCCGCTGCGGCTGCTTTTCGGTTCGGCCATGCTGGTCAGCCTCATCCTGGGAGTGGTGGCCGTCCGGCGCCGTGACTACGTGGGGCACAGCGTATGGATGACGCGCGGCTACGCCATCGGCGTCGCGGCGGGTACACAGGCCCTGGTGATCGGCCCTTGGATCCTCCTGGCTGGACCGCCCAGTGTACTGACAAAGGCGCTGCTGATGGGGGCGGCGTGGGTGATCAACGTGGCGGTGGCGGAGTACGTCATCCAGCGGCGGGCTTCGCGATGA
- a CDS encoding TetR/AcrR family transcriptional regulator, whose amino-acid sequence MTEQLETTRRIPLNRDRVLGAAVVLADETGINSLSMRRLAQELGVVPMALYKHVANKDELFNGMVDAVIAEIGAPAPAADWKAGVRARVLAARQALLRHPWARQVIESRTTKSPAVLGYMDDFIGLFLAGGFSVDLTHHVMHALGSRMWGFTQELFDDQAGPAAESPAAEGGATESNEVTPEHAAMLQEMAARYPNILQVAMAAGHEEDSVVGRGCDDQFEFEFALDLLLDGFERLHAQSWTSRRANPSGPGETHPGTFSTVNLLA is encoded by the coding sequence ATGACTGAGCAGCTGGAAACGACGCGCCGCATTCCGCTGAACAGGGACCGAGTCCTGGGGGCCGCCGTCGTCCTGGCAGACGAAACGGGCATCAACTCACTGAGCATGCGAAGGCTCGCCCAGGAACTCGGTGTGGTGCCCATGGCGCTCTATAAGCACGTGGCCAACAAGGACGAGCTGTTCAACGGGATGGTGGACGCCGTCATTGCCGAGATCGGAGCGCCTGCCCCGGCTGCCGACTGGAAAGCCGGGGTGCGGGCGCGGGTCCTCGCCGCACGCCAGGCACTCCTGCGGCACCCTTGGGCGCGCCAGGTGATCGAGTCCCGCACCACCAAGTCCCCTGCGGTGCTTGGGTATATGGACGATTTCATCGGGCTGTTCCTGGCCGGCGGATTCTCGGTTGACCTCACCCATCACGTGATGCACGCCCTGGGCAGCCGCATGTGGGGGTTCACGCAGGAGCTGTTCGACGACCAGGCGGGCCCCGCCGCCGAAAGCCCCGCCGCCGAAGGCGGAGCCACCGAAAGCAATGAGGTCACCCCGGAGCATGCAGCGATGTTGCAGGAGATGGCCGCCCGGTATCCGAACATCCTGCAGGTGGCCATGGCTGCCGGGCATGAGGAGGACTCTGTGGTGGGCCGCGGCTGCGACGACCAGTTCGAATTCGAGTTTGCCCTTGATCTCCTGCTGGATGGATTTGAGCGGCTGCACGCCCAAAGCTGGACATCGCGGCGGGCAAACCCCTCCGGTCCGGGAGAGACGCACCCGGGGACGTTCTCAACTGTTAATCTTCTGGCGTAG
- a CDS encoding DM13 domain-containing protein, translating into MDGDTKTGRRRRLMAIAAAVAVAGFVIGLVVFKPWLLFVDVRVDEQLPAVAAPAVTEPTATASAPVASPQTSALSTGPTPAPPTPAGPVEVAAGKLISHEHGTTGTVRIFQQPDGSRVLTLENLDTSNGPDVHVWLSAADVVEGTAGWYTAGSAEHYDLGLIKGNQGNQVYAIPADVDLSKYRSVDLWCVQFSVSFGAAQLIHN; encoded by the coding sequence ATGGATGGAGACACGAAGACAGGCAGGCGCCGGAGGCTGATGGCGATCGCGGCGGCGGTAGCTGTGGCAGGGTTCGTTATCGGGCTGGTGGTGTTCAAACCCTGGCTATTGTTTGTGGATGTCCGCGTTGACGAACAGCTCCCCGCCGTAGCGGCACCAGCCGTAACGGAACCCACCGCCACTGCATCGGCCCCCGTGGCCTCTCCCCAGACTTCCGCTCTTTCAACCGGCCCAACTCCTGCCCCGCCAACTCCAGCGGGCCCGGTAGAAGTGGCGGCAGGCAAGCTGATCAGCCACGAACACGGCACTACCGGGACCGTCAGAATCTTTCAGCAGCCCGACGGTTCACGGGTGCTGACCCTGGAGAACCTGGACACCTCAAACGGTCCTGATGTGCACGTGTGGCTGAGCGCTGCGGACGTGGTGGAGGGAACCGCTGGCTGGTATACCGCCGGATCCGCCGAACACTACGATCTCGGCCTGATCAAGGGAAACCAGGGGAACCAGGTCTACGCCATCCCTGCGGACGTCGATCTCTCGAAATACAGGTCCGTTGACCTCTGGTGCGTCCAATTCAGCGTTTCCTTTGGGGCGGCACAACTAATTCATAACTGA
- a CDS encoding GGDEF domain-containing protein translates to MVLDTATLRFAFGLMALALGVLFYFSAYRTTRSPYSGWWCLALLFFLSGSGAFLLDGTPHQWWANPLGNVLLVHGGVAVWAGARSLRTVPPPRWAFTGLPLVTLIASALDNPATNVWAGGPVFLGAMGLSIGLGSRELWRLEPGYSRVRIPMAAAAGAVSIFYFCRLIAFLLDGPGGDTFDTFFGSEVTTLVTMVMLVVVSFSMAGLSSEQQTRALRMVASRDDLTGLLNRKAFLDLAAEQMADTAVTKPSGVLILADLDHFKAVNDTYGHAAGDEVLQAFALACQDTIRSTDLAGRYGGEEFVLLIPGGTADRAESVADAISFRLTQASKPDGPQMPTVSYGIALYDAETPGLEAVIAAADTALYAAKSSGRNRTARSDRAG, encoded by the coding sequence ATGGTTCTGGATACAGCGACGCTGAGGTTTGCCTTCGGGCTGATGGCGTTGGCGCTTGGAGTTTTGTTCTACTTCTCGGCGTACCGGACCACACGATCCCCGTACAGCGGCTGGTGGTGCCTGGCCCTGCTGTTTTTTCTCAGCGGTTCCGGCGCCTTCCTCCTCGACGGCACCCCGCACCAATGGTGGGCCAACCCGCTGGGAAACGTGCTGCTGGTCCACGGCGGGGTGGCTGTCTGGGCGGGGGCCCGTTCACTCCGGACGGTGCCGCCGCCCCGATGGGCCTTCACCGGACTTCCCCTGGTCACCCTGATTGCCTCCGCCCTGGACAATCCCGCCACCAATGTCTGGGCCGGCGGTCCCGTTTTCCTCGGCGCGATGGGGCTTTCGATCGGGCTGGGGTCCCGCGAGCTGTGGCGGCTGGAACCCGGGTACTCGCGGGTCAGGATCCCCATGGCCGCCGCGGCTGGTGCAGTCTCCATCTTCTACTTCTGCCGGCTGATTGCCTTCCTCCTCGACGGGCCTGGCGGGGACACCTTCGATACGTTTTTTGGCTCCGAGGTCACCACGCTGGTCACCATGGTGATGCTGGTGGTGGTGTCCTTCAGCATGGCCGGGCTCAGCAGCGAGCAGCAGACCCGGGCGCTGCGAATGGTGGCCAGCAGGGATGACCTCACCGGCCTCCTCAACCGCAAAGCGTTCCTGGACCTGGCCGCAGAGCAGATGGCGGACACTGCTGTCACCAAGCCATCGGGGGTCCTGATCCTTGCCGACCTAGACCACTTCAAGGCTGTTAACGACACGTACGGCCACGCCGCCGGGGACGAGGTCCTGCAGGCCTTCGCGCTGGCCTGCCAGGACACCATCCGCTCCACCGACCTGGCCGGACGATACGGCGGCGAGGAGTTTGTCCTCCTCATCCCGGGCGGAACCGCCGACCGCGCAGAAAGTGTGGCAGACGCGATCAGCTTTCGGCTGACCCAGGCGTCAAAGCCGGACGGGCCACAGATGCCCACGGTCAGTTATGGGATTGCCCTGTACGACGCCGAGACCCCCGGCCTGGAGGCGGTGATCGCCGCGGCCGATACTGCCCTTTATGCTGCCAAGTCATCGGGGCGGAACCGTACCGCGCGGAGCGACAGGGCTGGGTAG
- a CDS encoding MFS transporter yields MENIHLTGTESRAAASSTAASSAAALSTAAPTTATPSPSAPRTATPRTAGRLHAALLVAGSCMPVLGAVLLAPVLPTLSQAFAGTPGVAILVPLTLTLPALFVALFSPLAGYVADRVGRKQLLIFAMLAYALFGTAPLWLETLESIALSRVGVGIAEAAIMTCCTTLITDYYAGEQRNKYLGLQTMVSALAATAFFALGGALGSISWRTPFWLYAVSAVIVIPMIFKLWEPAKTQRTTAARTSVPWRQIGAPAAVTLFGGIVFYALIVHLPYVITGLGVADAALIGLAAAIASLATAAGAISFRFLAKLGTRSLLALAFGLAAVGLSMVSLAGNVPLAMAGAVVASAGTGVLLPTLLTWAVSGLEFRQRGRGTGIWTGTLFVGQFLTPIVLGTAAAALGSLSFALGALGIACAVALLAVLVRGPRMVPASH; encoded by the coding sequence ATGGAGAATATTCATCTCACGGGTACCGAGTCCCGTGCTGCCGCATCAAGTACTGCCGCATCAAGTGCAGCCGCATTAAGCACTGCCGCACCCACTACCGCCACACCCAGCCCTTCAGCACCCCGCACCGCCACTCCCCGCACCGCCGGGCGGCTCCACGCAGCCCTTCTGGTTGCCGGCAGCTGCATGCCGGTGCTGGGCGCTGTCCTCCTGGCGCCGGTGCTGCCCACCCTCAGCCAGGCCTTTGCCGGCACCCCCGGTGTTGCCATCCTGGTACCGCTGACCCTGACACTGCCGGCGCTCTTCGTAGCCTTGTTCTCACCGCTGGCGGGGTATGTCGCGGACCGGGTGGGACGCAAGCAGCTGCTGATCTTCGCCATGCTTGCCTATGCGCTTTTCGGGACGGCACCGCTGTGGCTTGAAACCCTGGAGTCGATCGCGCTCTCCAGGGTGGGCGTCGGCATCGCGGAGGCAGCCATCATGACCTGCTGCACCACCCTGATCACCGACTACTACGCCGGGGAGCAGCGCAACAAGTACCTGGGGCTGCAGACCATGGTCAGTGCGCTCGCGGCCACCGCCTTCTTCGCCCTGGGAGGCGCCCTGGGCAGCATCAGCTGGCGCACACCGTTCTGGCTCTACGCCGTCAGCGCGGTCATCGTCATTCCGATGATCTTCAAGCTCTGGGAACCGGCCAAGACCCAACGCACGACGGCGGCAAGGACATCGGTGCCGTGGCGGCAGATCGGCGCACCCGCCGCCGTGACGCTGTTCGGCGGCATCGTCTTCTATGCACTCATCGTCCACCTGCCCTACGTCATCACGGGCCTGGGCGTGGCTGATGCCGCCCTGATCGGGCTCGCGGCGGCCATCGCTTCCCTCGCCACCGCGGCAGGGGCCATCTCCTTCCGCTTCCTGGCGAAACTGGGCACACGCAGCCTGCTGGCGCTTGCCTTCGGACTCGCCGCCGTCGGACTTTCCATGGTTTCCCTGGCCGGCAACGTGCCGCTTGCCATGGCCGGAGCCGTGGTGGCCAGCGCCGGAACCGGTGTGCTGCTGCCAACGCTCCTGACGTGGGCTGTCAGCGGCCTGGAATTCCGGCAGCGCGGGCGCGGCACAGGCATCTGGACCGGGACGCTGTTCGTGGGGCAGTTCCTGACGCCCATTGTCCTGGGAACTGCCGCCGCGGCCCTGGGCAGCCTCAGCTTCGCCTTGGGGGCGCTGGGCATCGCTTGTGCTGTTGCCTTGCTGGCCGTGCTGGTCCGCGGACCGCGGATGGTGCCGGCCAGCCATTAG
- a CDS encoding LysR family transcriptional regulator codes for MKNLDLNLLPQLQVLLELRNVSRAAERLQLSQPATSAAMARLRRHFDDELLVRNGRTYDLTPFAQALVPLVDEAMLHVRRATRVRSGFDAATSEREFVIAASDYASALMVGPLRGILQQEAPNVAVDFVPTSGIQGKLADYSRLDLLVGPTGYHMQGTSKQLFRDSFVAVLDAGNQLLRQPRLTLEDLTRVPHAVGYFGEGISTPADRLFESRGLQRRAAAVVAGFLSLPLLVEGTDLAALVPRMLAARAQRGANIAVLEFSEEDEASLVEAMYWHPSQTEDPASIWLRSVVQRACSRLHELFPASVHPVTVTVGPSS; via the coding sequence ATGAAGAACCTGGACCTGAATCTGCTGCCGCAACTGCAGGTCCTGCTGGAACTGCGGAACGTGTCCAGGGCGGCGGAACGGCTTCAGCTCAGCCAGCCCGCCACCAGCGCGGCCATGGCCCGGCTGCGGCGGCATTTCGACGACGAACTCCTGGTCCGGAACGGCCGCACCTACGATCTCACGCCGTTCGCGCAGGCACTGGTCCCGCTGGTGGATGAAGCCATGCTTCACGTCCGGCGGGCCACGCGCGTCCGCTCCGGTTTTGACGCGGCCACGAGTGAGCGGGAGTTCGTCATTGCGGCGTCAGATTATGCGTCCGCGCTGATGGTTGGCCCGCTGCGGGGAATCCTTCAGCAGGAGGCGCCAAACGTGGCTGTCGACTTTGTGCCCACCTCCGGCATCCAGGGCAAGCTGGCGGATTACTCCAGGCTGGATCTGCTGGTGGGGCCCACCGGTTACCACATGCAGGGCACCAGCAAACAGCTCTTCCGGGACAGTTTTGTGGCGGTTCTGGACGCCGGCAACCAGCTTCTTCGGCAGCCCCGGCTGACATTGGAGGACCTGACCCGGGTTCCCCACGCCGTCGGCTATTTCGGTGAGGGGATCAGTACCCCCGCGGACAGGCTTTTTGAATCACGCGGCCTCCAGCGCCGGGCCGCTGCGGTAGTGGCTGGCTTCCTGTCCCTGCCGCTGCTGGTGGAAGGGACGGACCTTGCGGCGCTGGTGCCGCGGATGCTGGCGGCACGTGCCCAGCGGGGCGCGAACATCGCGGTGCTGGAGTTTTCCGAAGAAGACGAGGCGTCCCTTGTGGAGGCGATGTACTGGCACCCGTCCCAGACGGAGGATCCGGCGAGCATCTGGCTGCGTTCGGTGGTGCAGCGGGCGTGTTCACGGCTGCATGAACTTTTCCCAGCCAGCGTTCATCCGGTCACGGTGACGGTGGGACCTTCCAGCTAG